One Fundidesulfovibrio terrae genomic window carries:
- a CDS encoding redoxin domain-containing protein gives MIIPAEGERAPDFTLEAALPDARVRSVSLAGLTGRWTVVYIYPKDSTSG, from the coding sequence ATGATCATACCTGCCGAAGGCGAACGGGCCCCGGATTTCACCCTGGAGGCGGCCCTTCCGGACGCGCGCGTGCGCTCCGTGAGCCTGGCCGGCCTCACCGGGCGCTGGACCGTCGTGTACATCTACCCCAAGGATTCCACCTCCGGCTGA
- a CDS encoding DUF4239 domain-containing protein, producing the protein MPPELSAFNPEYLKVFAVIFCLAMAAPGMLYILRRRTIGRQSGPRKLLSSEIFSLFASLYAFFLGFSIVTLWGCFVSAKNVVNAEAGAVLTTARMSVPLDRSEPFRQALAVYVRSVIEDEWPAMDNGDAMSERSSELFADVWNAYYAMKPADKDSWSQYSGVGQSLAEVNRQRFSRSQTLSGNLFPPIWVVLGFGLVGVFAGLLLTNPEQTATMVLMEIIVAFMVFSCVYLISDLSTPFSGALSVGPSPFQDVYARMLAMPGPAG; encoded by the coding sequence ATGCCCCCCGAACTGAGTGCCTTCAATCCCGAATACCTGAAGGTGTTCGCTGTCATATTCTGCCTGGCCATGGCCGCGCCCGGGATGCTCTACATCCTCAGGCGCAGGACCATCGGACGTCAGTCCGGGCCGCGCAAGCTTTTGTCCTCGGAGATATTCTCCCTCTTCGCGTCCCTGTACGCATTTTTTTTGGGTTTTTCCATCGTCACCCTGTGGGGATGCTTCGTTTCCGCCAAGAACGTGGTCAACGCCGAGGCCGGGGCGGTGCTGACTACCGCCCGCATGTCCGTTCCCCTGGATCGCTCCGAGCCTTTCCGGCAGGCCCTGGCCGTGTACGTCAGGAGCGTCATCGAGGACGAATGGCCCGCCATGGACAACGGCGACGCCATGAGCGAACGCTCGTCCGAACTCTTCGCGGACGTCTGGAACGCCTATTACGCCATGAAACCGGCGGATAAGGACTCGTGGTCGCAATATTCGGGGGTGGGGCAGTCCCTGGCGGAGGTCAACCGCCAGCGGTTCTCCCGCTCCCAGACTCTGTCGGGCAACCTTTTTCCGCCCATCTGGGTGGTCCTGGGATTCGGGCTGGTGGGGGTTTTCGCCGGCCTTCTGCTCACAAACCCCGAGCAGACCGCCACCATGGTGCTCATGGAGATCATCGTGGCGTTCATGGTGTTTTCCTGCGTGTATCTGATCTCGGACCTGTCCACGCCGTTTTCGGGCGCCCTGAGCGTCGGGCCGTCGCCGTTCCAGGACGTCTACGCCAGGATGCTGGCCATGCCGGGACCGGCCGGGTAG
- a CDS encoding 1,4-dihydroxy-6-naphthoate synthase, which produces MVTDTPPNTPRQLSLGISPCPNDTFIFHGLIHGLAPANPEFGLSRLVMADVEELNALAASGELDVVKISMAAMAEASRHYRLLSCGGALGRGCGPLLLARKGYDPRQAFETLALPGARTTAALLASLAGTPGRRVQLRYDEIMPAIASGQVDAGVVIHEGRFTYAQHGLDLVLDYGAWWEGCYKLPLPLGVIALKRSLGPDVADMAARAIRASLVHAWKHPEDSREFIAKNAQELSPEVTKAHIETFVTPFSLDVGDEGRRAIEAMAGAAFRQVGNHLGGADLFW; this is translated from the coding sequence GTGGTCACCGATACTCCCCCAAACACTCCCCGTCAACTGAGTCTGGGCATCTCCCCCTGCCCCAACGACACCTTCATCTTCCACGGGCTCATACACGGGCTGGCTCCCGCCAATCCCGAATTCGGCCTGTCGCGCCTGGTCATGGCCGACGTGGAGGAGTTGAACGCCTTGGCCGCGTCGGGAGAGCTGGACGTGGTCAAGATCTCCATGGCCGCCATGGCCGAGGCGAGCCGGCACTACCGGCTGCTCTCCTGCGGCGGTGCGCTGGGGCGCGGCTGCGGCCCGCTGCTGCTGGCGCGCAAGGGATACGATCCGCGCCAGGCGTTCGAGACCCTGGCCCTTCCCGGGGCGCGCACCACGGCGGCGCTCCTGGCGAGCCTGGCCGGAACGCCGGGCAGGCGCGTGCAGCTGCGCTACGACGAGATCATGCCGGCCATCGCCTCCGGGCAGGTGGATGCGGGCGTGGTCATCCACGAGGGACGCTTCACCTACGCCCAGCACGGGCTCGACCTAGTGCTCGACTACGGGGCCTGGTGGGAGGGCTGCTACAAGCTGCCCCTGCCCCTGGGGGTTATCGCCCTGAAGCGATCGCTTGGCCCTGACGTGGCGGACATGGCGGCGCGGGCCATCCGGGCAAGCCTCGTGCACGCCTGGAAGCACCCGGAAGACAGCCGGGAGTTTATCGCCAAGAACGCCCAGGAACTCTCGCCCGAGGTGACCAAGGCCCACATCGAGACCTTCGTCACCCCCTTCAGCCTGGATGTGGGCGACGAGGGCAGGCGGGCCATCGAGGCCATGGCCGGGGCGGCCTTCAGACAGGTCGGGAACCACCTGGGGGGGGCGGACCTGTTCTGGTGA
- a CDS encoding TetR/AcrR family transcriptional regulator — protein sequence MEASPTFQNIPPDKQRRVLDEAQKEFAERGFLGASMNRLAARLGIAKGSIFKYFGSKEGLFAKVFDGAVEHFSGFLRKSRDETVGRPLAERLERLLVVGTDFVRTHPDIYRIYLKMLFNEDFPLRERFLGQVRALSARFLTPIIEQAKASGELPASLETPLAVFVLDAVLDRFVQSQAQSWMDTGLHLSLSDPETSRRAASRLAEMLAGGFRVG from the coding sequence ATGGAAGCAAGCCCCACTTTTCAGAACATCCCCCCCGACAAGCAGCGGCGGGTGCTGGACGAGGCCCAGAAGGAGTTCGCTGAGCGCGGCTTCCTGGGGGCCAGCATGAACCGTCTGGCGGCCCGCCTTGGCATCGCCAAGGGGTCGATATTCAAGTATTTCGGTAGCAAGGAGGGGCTCTTCGCCAAGGTGTTCGACGGAGCGGTGGAGCATTTCTCGGGCTTTCTGCGCAAATCCCGGGATGAAACCGTGGGCCGTCCCCTGGCCGAGCGCCTGGAGCGCCTGCTGGTGGTGGGCACGGACTTCGTGCGCACCCATCCGGACATCTACCGCATCTACCTGAAGATGCTCTTCAACGAGGACTTCCCTCTGCGTGAGCGCTTTCTCGGCCAGGTGCGCGCTTTGTCCGCCCGTTTTCTCACGCCGATCATCGAACAGGCCAAGGCTTCCGGCGAGCTCCCCGCGAGCCTGGAGACGCCGCTTGCCGTGTTCGTGCTGGACGCCGTGCTGGACCGCTTCGTCCAGTCCCAGGCCCAGTCCTGGATGGACACGGGCCTTCATTTGTCACTCTCGGACCCCGAAACGTCGCGCCGGGCCGCTTCGCGCCTGGCCGAAATGCTGGCTGGAGGTTTTCGCGTTGGATAG
- the mqnE gene encoding aminofutalosine synthase MqnE codes for MDRSYIASLGLEPVLDKVLAGARLSMGEGQALYDCPDLHVPALMARHVRTRLHGDRVHYVVNRHVNPTNICVNRCRFCAYRRDEGQDGAYVLTAEEALEKLRAAGPVDEVHIVGGCHPALGLGYYEDLAARVRAAYPKASIKALTAVEIDHLAKVSGVSIREVLDRLKGAGVDMLPGGGAEIFAEGPRKTLCPEKIGGEAWLSVMAEAHAAGLRSNATMLFGHLETTTHRLEHMDALRRQQDATGGFVCFIPLPYLPGNNPLGEEASGPSAMDVLRTMSVARLMLDNIPHIKAYWVMLGLKLSQLCLSYGADDLDGTVVEENIGHEAGSGTQQALTIPELEEAIRSSGFTPVRRDGLFREATQ; via the coding sequence TTGGATAGATCCTATATCGCATCCCTGGGGCTCGAACCCGTGCTGGACAAGGTCCTGGCCGGGGCGCGCCTGAGCATGGGCGAGGGGCAAGCACTCTACGACTGCCCGGACTTGCACGTCCCGGCCCTCATGGCCCGCCACGTGCGCACCCGCCTGCATGGCGACCGCGTTCATTACGTGGTGAACCGCCACGTGAACCCCACCAACATCTGCGTGAACCGCTGCCGCTTCTGCGCCTACCGCCGCGACGAGGGGCAGGACGGGGCCTACGTGCTCACGGCCGAGGAGGCGCTTGAAAAGCTTCGCGCGGCCGGTCCCGTGGACGAGGTGCACATCGTGGGCGGCTGCCATCCGGCCCTGGGCCTCGGCTACTACGAAGACCTGGCCGCACGGGTGCGCGCGGCCTACCCCAAGGCGTCCATCAAGGCCCTCACCGCCGTGGAGATCGACCACCTGGCCAAGGTCTCGGGCGTGTCCATCCGCGAAGTTCTCGACCGGCTCAAGGGCGCCGGGGTGGACATGCTGCCGGGCGGCGGCGCGGAAATCTTCGCCGAAGGCCCGCGCAAGACGCTCTGCCCCGAGAAGATCGGGGGCGAGGCCTGGCTGTCGGTGATGGCCGAGGCCCACGCGGCGGGGCTTCGCTCCAACGCCACCATGCTCTTCGGCCATCTGGAAACCACCACCCACCGCCTGGAGCACATGGACGCCCTGCGCCGCCAGCAGGACGCCACGGGCGGCTTCGTCTGCTTCATCCCGCTGCCCTACCTGCCCGGAAACAACCCCTTGGGCGAGGAAGCCAGCGGCCCCTCGGCCATGGACGTTCTGCGCACCATGTCCGTGGCCCGGCTGATGCTCGACAACATCCCGCACATCAAGGCCTACTGGGTGATGCTGGGCTTGAAGCTCTCGCAGCTGTGCCTGTCCTACGGCGCGGACGACCTGGACGGCACCGTGGTGGAGGAGAACATCGGACACGAGGCGGGCAGCGGCACGCAGCAGGCCCTGACCATCCCCGAATTGGAAGAGGCCATCCGGTCCAGCGGATTCACTCCCGTGCGCCGCGACGGGCTATTCAGGGAGGCGACGCAGTGA
- the mqnC gene encoding cyclic dehypoxanthinyl futalosine synthase: protein MFDDEAVLAIARKAESGKRLELEDAMTLAASASLATLGSLAHRVRMAKHPAMAVTYVVDRNVNSTNICECGCRFCAFFKAPGQAGGYVLSREELGRKIEETLALGGRQILLQGGHNPDMGLEYYEGLLTFVRETYPDIHVHGFSPPEIMYFSGLAGIHHSEVIRRLRAAGLASIPGGGAEILSDRVRKAVAPAKCLSAEWLDVMRQAHLQGLRTTATMMFGHVETWEERIGHLLALRELQDETRGFTAFIPWGFQPDNTALGGKKCSPQEYLRVLSISRLVLDNFQNLQASWVTMGREIAQASLWYGANDFGSTMIEENVVAAAGVRFRMDEPGVRQAIGAAGFTPRRRAMDYTIVEPL from the coding sequence ATGTTCGACGACGAAGCGGTGCTGGCTATCGCCCGCAAGGCGGAGTCCGGGAAGCGCCTGGAGCTCGAGGACGCCATGACCCTGGCCGCCTCGGCCAGCCTCGCCACGCTTGGCAGCCTGGCCCACCGGGTCCGCATGGCCAAACACCCGGCCATGGCAGTGACCTACGTGGTGGATAGAAACGTCAACTCCACCAACATCTGCGAGTGCGGCTGCCGCTTCTGCGCCTTCTTCAAGGCTCCGGGGCAGGCGGGCGGCTACGTGCTCTCCCGCGAGGAGCTCGGCCGCAAGATCGAGGAGACCCTGGCCCTGGGCGGGCGGCAGATACTCCTGCAGGGCGGCCACAACCCGGACATGGGCCTGGAATACTACGAGGGCCTGCTCACCTTCGTGCGCGAAACCTATCCCGACATCCACGTGCACGGCTTCTCGCCCCCGGAGATCATGTATTTCTCCGGTCTGGCCGGGATTCACCACTCCGAGGTCATCAGGCGCCTTCGGGCCGCCGGTCTGGCCTCCATCCCCGGCGGCGGTGCGGAGATCCTCTCCGACCGCGTGCGCAAGGCGGTGGCCCCGGCCAAGTGCTTGAGCGCCGAGTGGTTGGACGTCATGCGCCAGGCGCATCTCCAGGGGCTTCGCACCACGGCCACCATGATGTTCGGCCACGTGGAGACCTGGGAGGAGCGCATCGGGCATCTCCTCGCCCTGCGCGAACTGCAGGACGAGACCCGGGGCTTCACGGCGTTCATCCCCTGGGGCTTCCAGCCCGACAACACGGCGCTGGGCGGAAAGAAGTGCTCCCCGCAGGAGTACCTGCGGGTACTGTCCATTTCGCGCCTGGTGCTGGACAACTTCCAGAACCTCCAGGCGTCCTGGGTGACCATGGGCCGCGAGATCGCCCAGGCCTCGCTGTGGTACGGGGCCAACGACTTCGGCTCCACCATGATCGAGGAGAACGTGGTAGCCGCCGCCGGAGTGCGCTTCCGCATGGACGAGCCGGGCGTGCGCCAGGCCATCGGTGCCGCCGGTTTCACCCCTCGCCGCCGGGCCATGGACTACACCATCGTGGAGCCGTTATGA
- a CDS encoding menaquinone biosynthetic enzyme MqnA/MqnD family protein, which yields MTASRALRLGRISYLNVLPIYHPLEAGWIKHDFDIVSGPPARLNELIRADELDLSACSSIEYARNPDQYYLLPDLAIGSKGPVKSVLLLSRIPPEDLDGLSLLVTAETHTSAALLRIVLERVYHVRPKFKAAPGSVRQSLAQGADDPAVLAIGDEALAMRQDQRFPYQLDLGEVWRDWTGLPFVFGVWVARRAAAEADPEGVARGARLLREAKRTGVAAIEEVVGLASFAKPKLGRAEIRRYFGHLSYDLGEPEQTGLSRFFDCLAEHGIIGKAPALSIL from the coding sequence ATGACCGCCTCCCGCGCCTTGCGCCTCGGGCGCATCAGCTACCTGAACGTGCTGCCCATCTACCATCCCTTGGAGGCGGGCTGGATCAAGCACGATTTCGACATCGTGTCCGGCCCCCCGGCCAGGCTCAACGAGCTCATCCGCGCGGACGAGCTGGACCTCTCGGCCTGCTCCTCCATCGAGTACGCCCGCAACCCGGATCAATACTACCTGCTGCCGGACCTGGCCATCGGCAGCAAGGGGCCGGTCAAGAGCGTGCTGCTTTTAAGCCGTATTCCCCCCGAGGACCTGGACGGCTTAAGCCTCCTGGTCACCGCCGAGACGCATACCTCGGCGGCGCTTCTGCGCATCGTGCTGGAGCGGGTCTACCATGTGCGGCCGAAATTCAAGGCCGCGCCCGGCTCCGTGCGCCAGTCCCTGGCCCAGGGCGCGGACGATCCCGCCGTGCTGGCCATCGGCGACGAGGCCCTGGCCATGCGCCAGGACCAGCGCTTCCCCTACCAGCTGGATCTGGGCGAGGTGTGGCGCGACTGGACGGGGCTGCCCTTCGTGTTCGGCGTGTGGGTGGCCCGGCGCGCCGCCGCCGAGGCCGATCCCGAGGGAGTGGCCCGGGGGGCGCGGCTTCTGCGCGAGGCCAAGCGCACCGGCGTGGCCGCCATCGAGGAGGTGGTGGGGCTGGCGTCCTTCGCCAAGCCCAAACTGGGGCGGGCGGAGATCAGGCGCTACTTCGGCCACCTGAGCTACGACCTGGGGGAACCGGAGCAGACGGGCCTGTCGCGGTTCTTCGACTGTCTGGCCGAACACGGCATCATCGGGAAGGCTCCGGCTCTATCGATACTCTAG